In one window of Mytilus trossulus isolate FHL-02 chromosome 7, PNRI_Mtr1.1.1.hap1, whole genome shotgun sequence DNA:
- the LOC134726363 gene encoding uncharacterized protein LOC134726363 has product MNESLVYIDLFHDSGGRDLDLNMSLNPYLKTLTSDISSLGDVYIARGPTGIQFDEHEQKKTVMVDTEMSEDSKSEKIDREDGNKEKGSKDVSMFIVQSQENSELICNVKQEPIEDCQNTTEQDDSELICNVKQEPIEDCPITSEPLPSIMSVPLSNVLQSQAIPVTCTTPYVIGPLTSAIPAPFVMPAKVSSAPTMQFPVPIQSANNRPRAPAPAKSPMAGTQPYLIRFLPMDKNSTIIRRFPIVPVMPGSKNAPTCLATCNQLPVTQLQMALQTIDQSNHSNLTLVNAQGNIQNTAALQIDNVTVFFSRTPHPT; this is encoded by the exons ATGAATGAAAGCTTAGTTTATATTGATCTATTTCATGATAGTGGTGGGAGGGATCTGGACCTTAATATGTCCTTAAAtccttatttaaaaacattaactaGTGATATATCATCACTAGGTGATGTGTATATTGCACGTGGTCCAACAGGGATACAGTTTGATGAGCATGAGCAGAAGAAAACAGTTATGGTTGATACTGAAATGTCAGAAGattcaaaaagtgaaaaaattgACAGAGAAGATGGGAACAAAGAGAAGGGAAGTAAAG ATGTATCAATGTTTATAGTTCAATCACAAGAAAATTCAGAGCTGATATGTAATGTCAAACAAGAACCAATTGAGGACTGTCAAAATACCACAGAACAAGATGATTCAGAACTGATTTGTAATGTCAAACAAGAACCCATTGAGGATTGTCCAATTACATCGGAACCTTTGCCTTCTATTATGTCAGTACCTCTATCTAATGTTCTTCAGTCACAGGCCATTCCTGTTACATGTACCACACCATATGTTATAGGACCTTTGACGTCTGCCATTCCAGCTCCTTTTGTTATGCCTGCGAAAGTGTCTTCAGCGCCTACAATGCAATTTCCTGTTCCCATCCAGTCTGCCAATAACAGACCTAGAGCCCCAGCTCCAGCTAAGTCACCCATGGCAGGAACACAGCCATATCTTATTAGATTCCTGCCAATGGATAAGAATTCAACAATAATCAGACGTTTTCCTATAGTACCAGTTATGCCAGGTTCAAAAAATGCACCTACCTGTTTGGCTACTTGTAATCAACTACCGGTAACTCAACTACAAATGGCACTACAGACAATTGATCAATCAAATCATTCAAATTTAACTCTGGTTAATGCGCAAGGAAACATTCAAAATACTGCTGCTTTACAGATAGATAATGTCACTGTGTTCTTTAGTAGGACACCTCACCCGACATAA